The genome window ATCAATTCTCCCATTCTTACATTGCCCATCAATCAATGTCGTGAAAGTAACATCATTTGGAACCAACCCCCTCTCACACATTTCATCGAACAACCTATTTGCATCATCCACGCTACCCTCCTTACACGACCCGTGAATCAAAACACTGTAAGTAAAAACATCAGGATGCATTTTACTCTCCTCCATAACCCTTTTCAACCTAAACCCCTCCTTTAAATCCCCACACTTACAATACCCATTAATCAAAGTATTGAAACTAACAACCGTGGGACGCAAACCCCACTTCGGAATTTCCTCAAACACAAGCTGGGCTTCCCTAATTTTACCCTCTTTACACAATTTATGCATCAAAACATTGAAGTTACACACATTTGGTGGATACCCACAATCCAAAACCTCCATATAAAACGCACAAGCCGATGAGGCTGTCTTCGACTTCATCATCTTATCAAGCAAAGACCCACACCCTCGAAATGGGACTCGAAAATTATGCTTCCTAACCAATCTAAAGCACTGAATAGCATCAGAAACAAAACCATTATCCGTATACGCAATCATCAAAGCATCAAACACAGAATCGGAGTAATGGGTACCTTTGGTTTCGACGAGGGAAGCAAAAACAGAGCAAGCCGAGTCCTTGCCTTTCCGAGAGACAAGGAAGTGGAGGAGTGACTGAGCTTGAGGAAACATGTTGTGGGAGCAGAGGAAGTGGGCCATGGTGCAATAGGAATGGAGGGTGTGGCGGAAAGTGGGGTGAGAAGAGAGGCATTggaagaaggagaggagagagtgtggagagagagagtagggGTTGTGGTTGATGAGGTTGATAACATGTTGGGGTGTGAGAGAAGTGAGGAGGTTTCTGAGAGAGGAGTGGTGGAGTGGCTTGGTTTTGGAGTTGAGAATGGCTTTAGAGATTGCTGAGAGTACAGGGTCTTCTTGGTGAGGTGATGGTGGAGGAGTGTACTTGTACCAGGCTGAAGATGAAGAGAAGGAGTGGTGTGTTGTTCTTGAGAGCTTGAGGGTGGTCATGCCTTTGCTTTTCATTCTGATAGTAGTTATCTCTCGCTCTCCCCTCTGTTTTGAACGAAAGAATATTTCTAAACGTTTTAATAAGAgggaaaaaacaagaaaagaaagaagaagaagagggaataTATGGCCTACAACAGGGTGAATATGCAAACCTTGGCCAAATTGGATTATTACCATATAAAATGACACGTGAGATTGTGAGTTTTGGGGTTCACGGGAAAGTGATGGTTTACTAATTACAGTCCGATGAGTCGGATATTAATATAATATCAAATTGCGGGCAAAGTTATGGCAAAAGGTGATTGtagaaccaaaaataaaataaaatataggttAGTTTGGAATcaacacccaaaaaagaaaacttaggTATCAATCAGCACGTCCGCCAAGTGTCCTCTCTACCTGTAATCGTGGTTGGCCATGAGAtttcatatatgatatatcacttaaaacaattttaactgatgaaaaatgaataattcATAGCTGTTAGTTGTACATTGTCTTCAATACATTTTCAGGCTTTGAAAGTTTTTGACTTGATAATACCTGGTGCAGGGCCTGAATTTTGCCATGCATATTCTACCATCTGTTGAAAGGGGCCTCTGCTGTATGCCATTGGCTGTAACCATAATAAAAATCTTGAGCCAAATTGGATTGCCATATAATCAAATATCTGTTCTTGATTTATCTcaattattttggttaattcaatattttatttgaacatTACTTTTGAATATCTCTCTGTATTTCTATGCCTGGCTCCAACATGTAAAGTTAACCAGGTAACTTAAAATGTTTGACAAAGTTAATTATTTTTGGTGAGCTATTAAATTGCTGAATAGTAGTGTTTAAGGACACTGGAGGCCACACAGAATGATATTGTCATGAATCTCTGAGAGTTGCCTACTGCTGCCATGTAGATGGCAGATTTGAACATAAGGAGAGGTGAGTACTTTTGGTCTTGTAACTTTAATTGCCTTCACCCGCCAACCTATCTGCCTTTTTCAAGTGCACAAGGTAATCAGTAAATTACATTAATTCCCAGATATCATTTCTTGCTAAAATATAGTTGGGTGGCTTGAACTCTCAGTCTCTCACAATTGTGTCACTAGGGAGGTCCTTAGATGTCGACAGATAAATCAATTATCACTTCAAATTCCATTTGTGATAATCTGTCAATAGTCAACTTGAATGTGTAGTTGCAAACACAGGTGATTTACATTGGTCCTTAAGACAGCTGCAGGTGTAGATTTATGTCAGCTGCTTGCAGTTGGCCTTGGTAAGGGTGTAAGGCAGTTATATACATGTTTGGACCTTTGAGGGGTTCCATCTTTCTGTGATAAGTTGAAGCTTAGACTTGTGGTCGATTTTTGAGTGATAGCTGGATCTAGTTGCTTCTCCTTCTCTTCTTCCATGATTTATTTGGGGTTAactttgatttttatattttttagtacaCAATTCTCCTTTTATGCTTCCCTTGTGCTAGGGTTGTGTCATTTTTTGCATTTCAATAAATCGATGTCCACTTCCATGTACATATccaaataagagagagagatttcaaatccaaactATTGGCATCAAAATCTAGTCACATTGGAGAAATTGGGCATGAAAGGAGAACTTTTACTATAGGTCTACTATACCTTATAAGATTCAAATCTACCAACAAGCTACAAATCAGTAGCCTGGATTCTAAGTGACCACAGGTTGGAGGTCAAGAGCACATCGGTGAAAAAAGATGAACAGGGGTtaagttttagttttgtttttctgtaAAAAAATGCAGAAATGACTGAAAAAATCGAATATAACATTCATATGGAATTAATTAGCAACTAATCTTTTTGTATAATATACTTGTAGAGAATCAAATTAGGCAGTGAATCCATGTCAATATATCAAGTCTGATGCTAGACCAGATCGAAAAGTGCAGATAATAAGATGTAATTTCTCTGGGTAGTATCTTTCAAAACCTAATAGAGAGCCGGCAAAGATTTTTTCTTTGAGTGGCGATGCACTAGAAAGTTGCCTCCAACAAGAGAAATTTGTTCCTGTTAAGCCATGGAAGAAAAATGATGCAGATGATACAGCTCTTTTGGACTTTATACCATTTCTTGAATGTAAGCATTCTTCAATTTCTGTATTATAATATAGGATACACTCTTTAGTGCTTTTAATTATCATGTTTGTTGAATAAAACCACTGACCTTGTGAAAATGCATTACCATCTGGTTGGTTTGTGTGCATTTGTTGACTGTACTAGTCCATCTGATATCAGACAGGTACCGGCATCAGATCAAGGGTGTGAGATACCAACAGAATTCATCTATATCAGACAAGTACTGCCGTACTGGCATCATACCCGAGGCGCATACatgcaataatttttcttttgatggaACACATACATGTAATTAGATACAAGTCAATATGAAAAGTAGcttataattttacaatattgaTTATACTATACATGCACTCCCCATCAACAAAAGCAGATCCAGATcattcaattttcaacaataactaACAGATGCGCATTTGTATCTAATCATCCACCAAGAAAATACCAATTTGCTGGTCTCCCTGAAACTTATTCTGATTTAGATTAAAGTTTTAGGGAAGTGAGCACAAGAAAGGATGCATGGTATGCTGCATGCACCAAGATATGTTTCACATAAAAACTGATGTACAGATATTTGAAGATCTTGACTTCTTAAAAAAATCCCTTGCTGTGAAacttgaattacaaaaatttgcatcCATGTAGATAGAACTTCTTTATTCTCATGACTAATTCAAGTATCAATACATTCTCAATTAAGGTAATCACTCTGCAGTACATGTAATAAATGCTATTTACTCAACTATCTCATCAATAAAACTGATATGCTatctattttaaatataaaaccaCTCAATTAAGGCAATCACTCAGaaataagaatataaagaaaagtgCCATatatgttctaattttttttaagtaataaaattttataaaaagagaCTACTTCATGCACAAATGGCATAAAGTGGCCTAAGGAATtacaaactaaaacaaaaagaaaatgactcAATAAACATTGAAACATGGTCTATAAGCGAGAGTCCTCAGGCTTGAGAGCAATGAAAACAGGTACCATCAAAGCGAAAAACATAAATGTAAGGACCATGATAAATTGCTCCTTGCCTGTTGTTGTTCCTATATTTTCTTCTCTACATAAATGCACAGTTGGTTTGTCGAGCAAAACTATACTCTCAACATaagaattaacaaaattatGACAATTTCCAACAATCCTAAGATCTTTAATCTCTTTTAGAGACCCATTTACAAAAGCCTGTGGGTCGCAAAAACTTACAGCTCCTGTGGGAGGCAAAGTAGTAAGCGTTGTTAATTCAACCGTGGCAAGTGAGTAAACCTCAACGTCAGGTGGAGTCCCAGTCATCTTTATCCAGAGAAGTCAGAAACCTCACCACCTTATAGTCATTGGTTTTGGaatcaaatccaaacccaacaGATGCATCGTGCCCACCATGTGTGTGGAAGGTGATATTGGGTTGAGGAAGTTCCACAAACTTTCTAACACAAGGGTTCCAGAGAATGAATTTATAATAGTCTATATAAAAATCATCAGCAAGGCAGATGAGACCGTTGCAAGTACCTACCACACGGTATATTTCGCAAGGGCTTCGATCATGGAAAGGGAAGCCAAACCTAGTGTGTTCATAGAAATTTTCGTTGTCGTCCCAATGCAATGCGTAGTGTTCTTTTTCATGTTGGTCAGTTGTTTGTCTGAAGAGGAGGAGGGGATGGTTGTTGTTGTTAGAGGATTGGTGGAGATGCATGGAAATGAAGGTAGGGTTTTGGATTAGGGATTTCCATGTTTTGCAGACTGAAGTGCAAGTTACGATGGATTTGACAGGTAGACGTATGAGAACATGGGTTAGGATTTCAAGAGGTAGAGAGTCCCACATCGCTTCTTTGGGGAGTAAAGATTTGCAGACTTTAGGAGGCAAGTAGTCTGACATTATTCTTTG of Quercus lobata isolate SW786 chromosome 8, ValleyOak3.0 Primary Assembly, whole genome shotgun sequence contains these proteins:
- the LOC115954778 gene encoding putative pentatricopeptide repeat-containing protein At1g09680 isoform X1, whose translation is MKSKGMTTLKLSRTTHHSFSSSSAWYKYTPPPSPHQEDPVLSAISKAILNSKTKPLHHSSLRNLLTSLTPQHVINLINHNPYSLSPHSLLSFFQCLSSHPTFRHTLHSYCTMAHFLCSHNMFPQAQSLLHFLVSRKGKDSACSVFASLVETKGTHYSDSVFDALMIAYTDNGFVSDAIQCFRLVRKHNFRVPFRGCGSLLDKMMKSKTASSACAFYMEVLDCGYPPNVCNFNVLMHKLCKEGKIREAQLVFEEIPKWGLRPTVVSFNTLINGYCKCGDLKEGFRLKRVMEESKMHPDVFTYSVLIHGSCKEGSVDDANRLFDEMCERGLVPNDVTFTTLIDGQCKNGRIDLAMEIYQQMLGKGVKPDLITYNTLINGHFKIGDLKEVRNLVDEMSARGLKPDMITYTILIDGNCKEGDLESALKIRKRMSDEGIELDNVAFTALISGLCREGRVVDAERTMTEMLSAGMKPDDATYTMVMDGFCKKGDVKMAFKLLKEIQSDGHVPGVVTYNVLMNGLCKLGQMKNANMLLDAMLNLGVVPDDITYNILLEGHCKNGNPEHFDKLRSEKGLISDYASYTSIVNEINKTLKDRQRR